A genomic segment from Cricetulus griseus strain 17A/GY chromosome 8, alternate assembly CriGri-PICRH-1.0, whole genome shotgun sequence encodes:
- the Cd8a gene encoding T-cell surface glycoprotein CD8 alpha chain translates to MASRVTYFLSLTLLLGELMILGRIGAGLQGLEHFQMSPKKVITQLGEKVELSCQVLLTTSQGCSWLFQKEGSGIKPTFLVYVSSTREKRNEDLHSIKFSGKKNGDKYTLTLENFRKESEGYYFCSVTGNSVVHFSPLVPVFLPGLGTEPTTPVPRLPTPVPTTGTSRFVRPEACRPGAVEKRGLDFDCNIFIWAPLAGICGVLLLSLVITLICYHRNRRRVCKCPRPLVRQGGKPSPSEKFV, encoded by the exons ATGGCCTCACGGGTGACCTACTTTCTGTCGCTGACCCTGCTGCTGGGTGAGTTGATGATCCTGGGGAGGATAGGGGCTGGA CTCCAAGGTTTGGAACATTTCCAAATGTCGCCTAAGAAGGTGATCACCCAACTTGGCGAGAAGGTGGAGCTTTCATGCCAAGTGCTGTTGACCACTTCGCAAGGATGCTCTTGGCTCTTCCAGAAGGAGGGCTCCGGAATTAAACCCACCTTCCTCGTCTATGTCTCTTCGACCCGGGAAAAACGCAACGAGGACCTACATTCAATTAAGTTCTCTGGCAAGAAGAATGGCGACAAGTACACCCTCACCCTGGAGAATTTCCGCAAGGAATCCGAAGGCTACTATTTCTGCTCTGTCACAGGAAACTCGGTGGTGCACTTCAGTCCTCTCGTGCCAGTCTTTCTGCCAGGTCTGGGCACAGAG CCCACCACGCCAGTGCCGCGACTGCCCACACCAGTGCCCACTACTGGGACATCCCGGTTTGTGCGACCAGAAGCTTGCCGACCCGGGGCGG TAGAGAAGAGGGGATTGGACTTCGACTGTAATATCTTCATCTGGGCACCCTTAGCCGGAATCTGCGGGGTCCTTCTGCTGTCCCTGGTCATCACTCTCATCTGCTACCACA GAAACCGACGTCGTGTTTGCAAATGTCCCAG GCCCCTGGTCAGACAAGGAGGCAAGCCCAGCCCTTCAGAGAAATTTGTGTAA